One Pseudomonas sp. HOU2 genomic window carries:
- a CDS encoding YcfL family protein, translating to MRFKLFAVAALAVLASGCATPPPPEPGSAASKVVAMGPQKHIAVGAMRVARENSFMTVNVQLTNTLNSNKTFYYRFAWLGAEGFPIAEEEVWKSQMMYGAQTSFIQGIAPTPKAVDFRLELKTP from the coding sequence ATGCGCTTCAAACTCTTCGCCGTTGCCGCTCTCGCCGTGCTGGCCAGCGGCTGCGCCACCCCGCCACCACCGGAGCCGGGCAGCGCCGCGAGCAAGGTCGTGGCCATGGGCCCGCAGAAACACATTGCGGTCGGCGCCATGCGCGTCGCCCGTGAGAACAGCTTCATGACCGTCAATGTGCAGTTGACCAACACCCTCAACAGCAACAAGACGTTCTACTACCGCTTCGCCTGGCTCGGTGCGGAAGGTTTCCCGATCGCCGAGGAAGAGGTCTGGAAGAGCCAGATGATGTACGGCGCCCAGACCAGCTTTATCCAGGGCATCGCCCCGACCCCGAAAGCCGTGGATTTCCGTCTCGAACTGAAGACACCTTAA
- the lpoB gene encoding penicillin-binding protein activator LpoB translates to MFARFSLIAVLALLASGCANTSPTLGSKNISYGDTKAVETVTNEFGSTDLQMIAESMTRSLAQSGILQGRPVVQVYDVKNKTSEYIDTREITTSIKTQLMKSGTARFASDNTAMQSQVDQLKLQNQSGLYKKSTVAKTGNMIAAKYRLEGSISSIVKRSSDYKDVFYKFSLQLIDVESGLAEWMDEKEIRKTTER, encoded by the coding sequence ATGTTTGCACGCTTTTCCCTGATCGCTGTCCTCGCCCTGCTGGCTTCCGGTTGCGCCAACACCTCGCCGACCCTGGGTAGCAAGAACATCAGCTACGGCGACACCAAAGCGGTTGAAACCGTGACCAACGAATTCGGCTCGACCGACCTGCAAATGATCGCCGAATCGATGACTCGCTCGCTGGCCCAGTCCGGCATTCTGCAGGGCCGCCCGGTGGTGCAGGTTTACGACGTGAAGAACAAGACCAGCGAGTACATCGATACCCGCGAAATCACCACCAGCATCAAGACTCAGTTGATGAAGTCCGGCACCGCCCGCTTCGCCAGCGACAACACCGCGATGCAGAGCCAGGTCGACCAGCTCAAGCTGCAGAACCAGAGCGGCCTGTACAAGAAGAGCACTGTGGCCAAGACCGGCAACATGATCGCCGCCAAGTACCGTCTGGAAGGTTCGATCAGCTCGATCGTCAAGCGCAGCAGCGATTACAAGGACGTCTTCTATAAATTCAGCCTGCAACTGATCGACGTCGAAAGCGGTCTGGCCGAATGGATGGACGAAAAAGAGATCCGCAAAACCACGGAGCGTTAA
- the rhtB gene encoding homoserine/homoserine lactone efflux protein — MELQTWLAFFAACWVISLSPGAGAIASMSSGLQYGFWRGYWNALGLQIGLAVQIAIVGAGVGAILTASATAFYAIKWFGVAYLVYLAIKQWRALPMDMSDDAAVRPIGKPLALVFRGFLVNISNPKALVFMLAVLPQFINPHAPLLMQYLVIGVTMICVDLIVMAGYTGLASKVLRLLRTPKQQKRMNRTFAGLFIGAAAFMATLRKAVV, encoded by the coding sequence ATGGAGCTTCAAACATGGCTGGCATTCTTTGCCGCCTGCTGGGTGATCAGTCTGTCCCCGGGCGCCGGCGCCATTGCGTCGATGTCCAGCGGTCTGCAATACGGTTTCTGGCGCGGTTACTGGAACGCCCTCGGCCTGCAGATCGGCCTGGCAGTGCAGATTGCGATCGTTGGCGCCGGTGTTGGCGCGATCCTCACCGCCTCGGCCACCGCGTTCTATGCGATCAAATGGTTTGGCGTGGCCTATCTGGTCTATCTGGCGATCAAGCAGTGGCGTGCGTTGCCCATGGACATGAGCGACGACGCGGCGGTACGGCCGATCGGCAAGCCGCTGGCGCTGGTGTTCCGTGGCTTTCTGGTGAACATCAGCAACCCCAAGGCACTGGTGTTCATGCTCGCGGTGCTGCCGCAGTTCATCAATCCGCACGCACCGCTGCTGATGCAGTACCTGGTGATCGGCGTGACCATGATCTGCGTTGATCTGATCGTCATGGCCGGCTACACCGGACTGGCGTCCAAGGTGCTGCGCCTGTTGCGTACGCCGAAGCAGCAGAAACGCATGAACCGCACATTTGCCGGGCTGTTCATCGGTGCGGCGGCGTTCATGGCGACGTTGCGTAAAGCGGTGGTGTAA
- a CDS encoding mechanosensitive ion channel family protein, translating into MDAFQWPLPAVWVEPIWLGVQILLILLAGYFAQRVVARFLTRLGERYPFPPQLLMPLRGVLRWLIMGSAVIFVLERLGVSATVLWTALSGFVAVAAVAFFAMWSVLSNLLCAILIFTVGPFRLGDVVELVDTTDKPGVKGRVVAINLLYTTLIEAEELGTGSAMVQVPNSLFFQRSVRRWRGSDVFPSSGFEK; encoded by the coding sequence ATGGATGCGTTTCAGTGGCCGCTGCCGGCGGTGTGGGTCGAGCCGATCTGGCTCGGTGTGCAGATTCTGCTGATCCTGCTGGCCGGTTATTTCGCTCAGCGTGTCGTCGCTCGATTCCTCACCCGCCTGGGTGAGCGCTATCCGTTTCCGCCGCAGCTGTTGATGCCGCTGCGTGGCGTATTGCGCTGGCTGATCATGGGCAGCGCGGTGATCTTTGTGCTGGAGCGGCTAGGCGTGTCGGCCACGGTGTTGTGGACGGCGCTGTCGGGGTTCGTCGCGGTGGCGGCGGTGGCGTTCTTCGCCATGTGGAGTGTGCTGTCGAACCTGCTTTGCGCGATTCTGATCTTCACCGTCGGCCCGTTCCGTCTCGGCGATGTGGTGGAGCTGGTGGATACCACCGACAAGCCCGGCGTCAAAGGCCGGGTGGTGGCGATCAATCTGCTTTACACCACGTTGATCGAAGCCGAGGAGCTGGGGACTGGCAGCGCCATGGTGCAGGTGCCGAACAGTTTGTTCTTTCAGCGTTCGGTGCGGCGTTGGCGCGGGAGTGATGTGTTTCCTTCCAGCGGGTTCGAGAAGTAG
- a CDS encoding ATP-binding cassette domain-containing protein: MIRLQNLTLQRGPQRLLEDAELTLHAGHKAGLIGANGAGKSSLFALLRGELHPDSGDCLLPADWRIAHMRQEVDTLERLAVDYVLDGDLRLREVQRDLAVAEAAHDGTALARLHAELDSADGYTADARARKLLAGLGFTNEQMDRQVGDFSGGWRMRLNLAQALMCPSDLLLLDEPTNHLDLDAIIWLEEWLKSYPGTLLLISHDRDFLDEVVDHVAHVDQRKLTLYRGGYTAFERARAERLAQQQQAYEKQQAQRAHMESYIARFKAQATKARQAQSRIKALERMEELSAAHVDSPFDFVFRESTKISSPLIDLSDARLGYGDKTILEKVKLQLTPGARIGLLGPNGAGKSTLIKNLAGELEPLAGRLTRGENTVVGYFAQHQLDSLDAKASPLLHLQRLAPTEREQTLRDFLGGFDFRGARIDEPVLNFSGGEKARLALALIAWERPNLLLLDEPTNHLDLEMRLALTMALQEFSGAVLVVSHDRHLLKSTTDNFYLVADGKVEEFDGDLEDYARWLVEYRQRNAPVSNTPVNPDKTDKKAQRQAAAALRQQLAPHKREADKLEAELGKLHEKLAKVDASLADSDIYEPARKNELRDLLAEQAKLKVREAELEEAWMEALETLESMQAELEALS, from the coding sequence ATGATCCGACTTCAGAACCTGACTTTACAGCGTGGCCCGCAACGTCTGCTAGAAGACGCCGAGCTGACCCTGCACGCCGGCCACAAAGCCGGCCTCATCGGTGCCAACGGCGCCGGCAAATCCAGCCTGTTCGCCTTGCTGCGTGGCGAGTTGCACCCGGACTCGGGCGATTGCCTGCTGCCGGCTGACTGGCGGATCGCGCACATGCGCCAGGAGGTCGACACGCTCGAGCGCCTGGCGGTCGACTATGTGCTCGATGGCGACCTGCGTCTGCGCGAGGTGCAACGTGATCTCGCGGTGGCCGAGGCGGCCCACGATGGCACGGCTCTGGCCCGTTTGCACGCCGAACTCGACAGCGCCGACGGTTATACCGCCGATGCGCGGGCGCGCAAGTTGCTCGCCGGCCTGGGTTTCACCAATGAGCAGATGGATCGTCAGGTAGGCGATTTCTCCGGTGGCTGGCGAATGCGTCTGAATTTGGCGCAGGCCTTGATGTGTCCGTCGGACCTGTTGCTGCTCGACGAACCGACCAACCACCTGGATCTCGACGCGATCATCTGGCTCGAAGAGTGGCTGAAAAGCTACCCGGGCACCCTGCTGCTGATTTCCCACGACCGCGACTTCCTCGATGAAGTGGTCGATCACGTGGCGCATGTCGATCAGCGCAAACTGACCCTGTACCGTGGCGGCTACACCGCGTTCGAACGTGCCCGTGCCGAACGTCTGGCCCAGCAGCAACAGGCCTACGAGAAGCAGCAGGCGCAACGTGCGCACATGGAAAGCTACATCGCCCGCTTCAAGGCCCAGGCCACCAAGGCCCGTCAGGCACAGAGCCGGATCAAGGCCCTGGAACGCATGGAAGAGCTGTCGGCGGCCCACGTCGATTCGCCGTTCGACTTCGTCTTCCGCGAGTCGACCAAGATCTCCAGCCCGCTGATCGACCTGTCCGATGCACGTCTGGGGTATGGCGATAAAACCATCCTGGAGAAGGTCAAGCTGCAACTGACCCCGGGTGCGCGAATCGGTCTGCTCGGGCCGAACGGTGCCGGTAAATCGACCCTGATCAAGAACCTCGCCGGTGAGCTCGAGCCGCTGGCCGGGCGTCTGACCCGTGGCGAGAACACGGTGGTTGGCTACTTCGCCCAGCATCAGCTTGACTCGCTGGATGCCAAGGCCAGCCCGCTGCTGCACCTGCAGCGTCTGGCACCGACCGAACGTGAACAAACGCTGCGTGACTTCCTCGGTGGTTTCGACTTCCGTGGCGCGCGTATCGACGAACCGGTGCTGAATTTCTCCGGTGGCGAGAAAGCGCGTCTGGCGCTGGCGTTGATCGCCTGGGAACGGCCGAACCTGTTGCTGCTCGACGAACCGACCAACCACCTCGACCTGGAAATGCGCCTGGCGCTGACCATGGCGCTGCAGGAGTTCAGCGGCGCGGTACTGGTGGTGTCTCACGATCGGCACTTGCTCAAGAGCACCACCGACAACTTCTACCTGGTCGCGGACGGCAAGGTCGAAGAGTTCGATGGCGACCTCGAAGACTACGCGCGCTGGCTGGTGGAATACCGTCAGCGCAACGCCCCGGTCAGCAACACCCCGGTCAACCCGGACAAGACCGACAAGAAGGCCCAGCGGCAGGCCGCTGCTGCGCTGCGTCAGCAACTGGCACCGCACAAGCGTGAAGCCGACAAGCTCGAAGCCGAACTGGGCAAGCTCCACGAAAAACTCGCCAAGGTCGACGCCAGCCTCGCTGACAGCGACATCTACGAGCCGGCGCGCAAGAACGAGTTGCGCGATCTACTGGCCGAGCAAGCCAAATTGAAGGTGCGCGAAGCCGAGCTGGAAGAGGCGTGGATGGAGGCACTCGAAACGCTGGAAAGCATGCAGGCGGAGCTGGAGGCGTTGTCCTGA
- a CDS encoding TIGR02444 family protein, producing MSSDLWSFSLAIYARPGVEPACLQLQTAGANVCLLLCGLWLEQRGTACNEQRVEQLKKLVGPWDREVVQPLRALRTQWKTLAEDDPVLKGLREQMKALELEAERHLLWQLEQVAQDWPRDDASASGEWLESLTGSAASPNRDALQVLRVAATGT from the coding sequence ATGTCCTCTGACCTGTGGAGCTTTTCCCTTGCCATCTACGCCCGACCTGGCGTGGAGCCTGCCTGCCTGCAACTGCAAACGGCGGGGGCCAATGTCTGCCTGCTGCTATGTGGTTTGTGGCTTGAGCAACGGGGCACTGCCTGTAACGAACAGCGCGTAGAGCAGCTGAAAAAGCTGGTGGGGCCTTGGGATCGGGAGGTGGTGCAGCCACTGCGTGCGTTACGCACTCAATGGAAAACCCTGGCCGAAGACGATCCGGTACTCAAGGGCCTGCGAGAACAAATGAAAGCGCTGGAGCTGGAAGCCGAACGGCATCTGCTGTGGCAACTGGAACAGGTTGCGCAGGATTGGCCGCGCGATGACGCATCAGCGTCGGGGGAGTGGCTGGAGAGTCTGACGGGATCGGCCGCCAGCCCGAACCGCGACGCGCTGCAAGTGCTGCGCGTCGCGGCAACCGGCACTTAG
- a CDS encoding AlgP family protein yields MSATKKPVNTPLHLLQQLSGSLLEHLENACSQALADAEKLLAKLEKQRGKAQEKLHKSRTKLQDAATAGKAKAQNKAKAAVKELEDLLDALKDRQSDTRGYILQLKRDAQESLKLAQGVGRVQEAAGKALSSRAAKPAAAPAKKAAAKPAAAKAPAKTAAAKPAAKPAAKAPAKTAAKPAAKTAVKKPAAASAAKPAARTAAAKPAAAKPAAKPAAKPAARKVAPAKTAAAKPAAKVAVKPAAKPAAKTAAAKPVAKTAAKPVAAKPAAKVAAKPAAKPAAKTAAKPAAAKPATAAAKPAAKPVAAKPAAKPAAKPAAKPAAKKPAVAKPAAAKPATAPAAKPAAPAPAAAAPAPAASTSTTTTAPTPAAASSVSNNPTSAS; encoded by the coding sequence ATGTCGGCCACCAAGAAGCCTGTAAACACTCCGTTGCACTTACTCCAACAACTCTCGGGCAGCCTGCTCGAGCATTTGGAAAACGCTTGCTCCCAAGCCTTGGCTGATGCTGAAAAACTGCTCGCCAAACTGGAAAAGCAACGCGGCAAGGCGCAAGAAAAACTGCACAAATCCCGCACCAAACTGCAGGACGCAGCCACTGCCGGTAAAGCCAAGGCACAGAACAAGGCCAAGGCTGCCGTCAAGGAACTTGAAGACCTGCTCGATGCGTTGAAGGATCGTCAGTCCGACACTCGCGGCTACATTCTGCAACTCAAGCGCGATGCCCAGGAAAGCCTGAAACTGGCCCAGGGTGTCGGCCGGGTGCAAGAGGCCGCCGGCAAAGCGCTGTCCTCCCGCGCCGCTAAACCAGCAGCAGCGCCTGCGAAAAAAGCGGCAGCCAAACCTGCTGCGGCGAAAGCCCCGGCGAAAACCGCTGCGGCAAAACCGGCAGCCAAACCAGCAGCCAAGGCACCGGCTAAAACCGCCGCCAAACCTGCTGCAAAAACCGCAGTGAAAAAACCGGCTGCGGCGAGCGCTGCGAAACCGGCCGCACGTACTGCCGCTGCCAAACCTGCAGCGGCCAAACCGGCTGCCAAGCCAGCAGCAAAACCTGCTGCGCGCAAAGTCGCTCCGGCAAAAACCGCTGCTGCTAAACCAGCTGCCAAAGTAGCGGTAAAACCGGCTGCCAAACCTGCCGCGAAAACCGCCGCTGCAAAACCGGTAGCCAAGACTGCGGCCAAACCAGTCGCGGCAAAACCTGCTGCCAAGGTTGCTGCCAAACCAGCGGCCAAGCCTGCCGCTAAAACCGCTGCCAAACCTGCAGCAGCAAAACCTGCGACCGCTGCAGCCAAGCCTGCCGCCAAACCAGTAGCCGCAAAGCCAGCCGCAAAGCCAGCCGCCAAGCCAGCTGCCAAACCTGCCGCGAAAAAACCGGCCGTTGCCAAACCAGCTGCCGCCAAGCCGGCGACTGCACCTGCCGCCAAGCCAGCCGCTCCGGCGCCGGCCGCCGCCGCGCCTGCTCCAGCCGCTTCCACCTCGACCACCACGACTGCGCCAACGCCAGCCGCTGCGTCGAGCGTCAGCAACAACCCGACCAGCGCTTCCTAA
- a CDS encoding FKBP-type peptidyl-prolyl cis-trans isomerase, whose translation MSRYLFLSLWMIFSVAHADEKTTANDAHDLAYSLGASLGERLRQEVPQLQIQALVDGLQQAYQGKPLALSEARIEQILADHESQNAEHSSQPSSDAAMENEQRFLTAEKAKPGVKELADGILLTELTPGTGAKAGPDGKVQVLYVGRLPDGTVFDQNTVPQWFSLDSVIAGWRTALQNMPVGAKWRLVIPSDQAYGADGAGDLIAPFTPLVFEVELRGATS comes from the coding sequence ATGTCGCGCTACCTTTTTTTATCCCTCTGGATGATTTTTTCCGTGGCCCACGCCGACGAAAAAACCACCGCGAACGATGCTCACGATCTGGCCTATAGCCTCGGCGCCAGCCTCGGTGAACGCTTGCGCCAAGAAGTGCCGCAACTGCAGATTCAAGCACTGGTCGACGGTTTGCAGCAGGCCTATCAAGGCAAGCCACTGGCACTGAGCGAAGCACGGATCGAGCAGATCCTCGCCGATCATGAATCGCAGAACGCCGAACACTCATCGCAACCGTCGAGCGATGCCGCGATGGAAAACGAACAGCGTTTTCTCACCGCCGAAAAAGCCAAGCCGGGCGTGAAGGAACTGGCCGACGGCATCCTGCTGACCGAGCTGACACCGGGCACCGGTGCCAAGGCCGGCCCCGATGGAAAAGTCCAGGTGCTGTATGTCGGTCGTCTGCCGGACGGCACAGTGTTCGATCAGAACACTGTGCCGCAATGGTTCAGCCTCGACAGCGTGATTGCCGGTTGGCGCACCGCACTGCAGAACATGCCGGTGGGTGCCAAGTGGCGACTGGTGATTCCATCGGATCAGGCCTATGGCGCCGATGGGGCTGGAGATCTGATCGCACCGTTTACCCCGCTGGTATTTGAAGTCGAGTTGCGCGGCGCAACGAGCTGA
- a CDS encoding Rsd/AlgQ family anti-sigma factor has protein sequence MLESCQNAQERWGGVHLLIDRWLQEREDLIGAYDKLGDKPQALSENRKPLLEFCGVLVDYVSAGHFEIYEQLTGEAKAFNDKRGLELAETLYPRIDVITEKLLAFNDLCDEGKCVAEKFKELGGLLHERFELEDCLIEVLHTAHKQEDPVQA, from the coding sequence ATGCTCGAAAGTTGTCAGAATGCTCAGGAACGCTGGGGTGGAGTTCATCTGCTGATCGACCGCTGGTTGCAAGAGCGTGAAGATCTGATCGGTGCCTACGACAAGTTGGGTGACAAACCACAGGCTCTGTCCGAGAACCGTAAACCCTTGCTGGAATTCTGCGGCGTGCTGGTCGATTACGTCTCGGCCGGGCATTTCGAGATCTACGAACAGCTGACCGGTGAAGCCAAGGCCTTCAACGACAAGCGCGGTCTGGAACTCGCCGAAACCCTCTACCCGCGTATCGACGTCATCACCGAAAAACTCCTCGCGTTCAACGACCTTTGCGATGAAGGCAAATGCGTCGCCGAGAAGTTCAAGGAACTGGGTGGTCTGCTGCACGAACGCTTCGAACTGGAAGACTGCCTGATCGAAGTGCTGCACACGGCACACAAGCAGGAAGATCCGGTTCAGGCCTGA
- a CDS encoding disulfide bond formation protein B encodes MSLACSRSLFFTAFTAGAMALGASYYLEYAVGLTPCSLCLAQRFFMALLAACCGLAAIHGPRRVGLSLYWAAALGLSLAGTTAAWRQVLLQSDPLVQMTRCAPDSEALFSNLPWLCATMRMFKGGVDCAEISWTLFDLSIPEWSLLFFVAMSILAVYQLLRLVWSALQRPLSGEASHRVPVGD; translated from the coding sequence ATGTCGTTGGCCTGTTCACGCTCCTTGTTTTTCACGGCTTTCACTGCAGGGGCCATGGCCCTGGGAGCTTCCTATTATCTCGAATACGCGGTGGGGCTGACGCCCTGCAGCCTGTGCCTGGCCCAACGCTTCTTCATGGCGTTGCTGGCAGCCTGTTGCGGGCTGGCGGCGATCCATGGCCCACGGCGTGTCGGCCTGTCGCTCTATTGGGCTGCCGCGCTTGGCCTGAGCCTGGCTGGTACCACGGCGGCCTGGCGGCAGGTGCTGCTGCAGAGTGATCCGCTGGTGCAAATGACCCGCTGCGCGCCCGATTCCGAAGCGCTGTTCAGCAACCTGCCGTGGTTGTGTGCAACGATGCGGATGTTCAAGGGTGGTGTCGATTGCGCGGAAATTTCCTGGACGCTGTTCGATTTGAGCATCCCGGAATGGAGTCTGCTGTTCTTTGTGGCGATGTCGATCCTGGCGGTGTACCAATTGCTGCGTCTGGTCTGGAGCGCCCTGCAACGACCGCTCAGCGGCGAAGCGTCGCACCGGGTGCCGGTCGGGGATTAA
- a CDS encoding heme biosynthesis protein HemY, with protein MKRLYVIVFLVIAATAALGLAIAEHSGYVLVAYKSFRYESSLWAALALIAVLWLLIWGIKALVELVMASSGVVNPWSRRNRSRRVQVAIEHGQLDLAEGRWASAQRHLSRAAEAERQPLLYYLGAARAANEQGKYEECDQLLERALERQPQAELAIALSHAQLQTDRGDTDGALVTLQAMHERHPHNVQTLRQLQRLHQQRGDWSAVIRLLPELRKDKALPPAELAELERRAWGNNLSLAAHRDEDGKVGLQSLTRAWEQLTSAQRQEPALVLAYAEQLRQLGAQVEAEEVLRSALKRKYDSHLARQYGLVRGSDPARQLQAAEGWLKEHPADPSLLLTLGRLCLQTSLWGKARDYLESSLRVQRNPEACAELARLLAQLGDTERSNQLFQEGLGLLDERLLAAPLPVPVHA; from the coding sequence ATGAAGCGCCTGTATGTGATCGTGTTTCTGGTGATCGCGGCGACAGCGGCGCTGGGCCTGGCGATTGCCGAGCATTCCGGTTACGTACTGGTTGCCTACAAGAGCTTTCGCTATGAATCGAGCCTGTGGGCGGCGCTGGCGCTGATCGCAGTGTTGTGGCTGCTGATCTGGGGCATCAAGGCCCTGGTCGAGCTGGTCATGGCCTCCAGTGGCGTGGTCAATCCGTGGTCGCGCCGTAACCGTAGCCGGCGGGTGCAGGTGGCCATCGAACACGGGCAGCTGGATCTGGCCGAGGGTCGCTGGGCCAGCGCGCAACGTCACCTGTCTCGCGCCGCCGAGGCCGAGCGCCAGCCGCTGTTGTATTACCTCGGCGCGGCACGCGCGGCGAACGAACAAGGCAAGTACGAAGAGTGCGATCAGTTGCTTGAACGTGCGCTGGAGCGCCAGCCGCAGGCCGAGTTGGCGATTGCCTTGAGTCATGCGCAGTTGCAGACCGATCGTGGTGACACCGATGGCGCCCTGGTGACCCTGCAAGCGATGCACGAGCGGCATCCGCATAACGTGCAGACTTTGCGACAGTTGCAGCGTCTGCATCAGCAGCGCGGCGACTGGTCGGCGGTGATTCGCCTGTTGCCGGAATTGCGCAAGGACAAGGCTTTGCCGCCAGCCGAACTGGCTGAACTGGAACGTCGTGCCTGGGGTAACAACCTGTCCCTGGCGGCGCATCGGGACGAGGATGGCAAGGTCGGTCTGCAGTCACTCACCCGTGCCTGGGAACAGCTGACTTCTGCGCAGCGTCAGGAGCCGGCGCTGGTGCTGGCATACGCCGAGCAACTGCGTCAGCTGGGTGCTCAGGTGGAAGCGGAGGAAGTCCTGCGCAGCGCCCTCAAACGCAAGTACGACAGCCATCTCGCGCGTCAGTATGGCCTGGTGCGCGGCAGTGATCCGGCGCGTCAGTTGCAGGCCGCTGAAGGCTGGCTTAAGGAGCATCCGGCGGATCCGAGCCTGTTGCTGACCCTCGGTCGGCTGTGTCTGCAAACCAGCTTGTGGGGCAAGGCACGGGATTATCTGGAAAGCAGTCTGCGCGTGCAGCGCAACCCGGAAGCCTGCGCCGAGTTGGCGCGTCTGCTTGCGCAGCTGGGTGACACCGAGCGCAGTAATCAGCTGTTCCAGGAAGGTCTCGGATTGCTGGATGAGCGTCTGCTGGCCGCGCCGTTGCCGGTGCCGGTTCACGCCTGA
- a CDS encoding uroporphyrinogen-III C-methyltransferase encodes MSETALPKDDVQPVIDAQVETPPPAKEPRRGNGLAIVALLLGAAGVAIGGWGVWQVRHLQSNTAQQSGQVQALNDQAQSLKLNEQRLTERLAQLPGADELAERQRLVTQLQGDQQRLNQRLETVLGASRKDWRLAEAEHLLRLASLRLSALQDISSAQALVQGADEILREQNDPGSFAAREQVAKTLVALRSTEQPDRTGLFLRIGALRDQVIELTELAPEYKDRGESLLGLTADGDGASRWAQWWDQVSRYIRIDFNADKNVKPLLAGQSLSQVRLALSLALEQAQWAALNGQAPVYTQALTEARDVLKGNFNPDNPQSKIMLEQVAELSQQPVTVKTPDLTGTLSAVQAYLERRNVNAEESVKPFAKPAANTAQETTP; translated from the coding sequence GTGAGCGAAACAGCCTTGCCTAAAGATGATGTCCAGCCTGTGATTGATGCCCAGGTTGAAACTCCACCGCCGGCCAAAGAGCCGCGCCGAGGCAACGGACTGGCCATTGTCGCCCTGTTGCTCGGCGCTGCCGGCGTAGCGATCGGTGGCTGGGGTGTCTGGCAGGTGCGTCACCTGCAGAGCAACACTGCACAACAGTCAGGCCAGGTGCAGGCACTGAACGATCAGGCACAAAGCCTCAAGCTCAACGAACAGCGCCTGACCGAGCGCCTCGCGCAACTGCCTGGTGCCGATGAACTCGCCGAGCGTCAGCGTCTGGTGACGCAACTGCAGGGGGATCAGCAGCGCCTCAACCAGCGTCTGGAAACCGTTCTTGGCGCCAGTCGCAAGGACTGGCGTCTGGCCGAGGCCGAGCATCTGCTGCGTCTGGCGAGTCTGCGTCTTTCGGCCTTGCAGGACATCAGCAGCGCCCAGGCGCTGGTGCAGGGCGCCGACGAGATTCTGCGTGAACAAAACGACCCGGGTTCGTTCGCCGCCCGCGAGCAAGTGGCGAAAACCCTTGTCGCCCTGCGCAGCACCGAGCAGCCGGATCGCACCGGTCTGTTCCTGCGCATCGGTGCCTTGCGTGATCAGGTCATCGAACTGACCGAGCTGGCGCCGGAGTACAAGGATCGCGGCGAATCACTGCTGGGCCTGACCGCTGACGGCGATGGCGCCAGTCGTTGGGCGCAGTGGTGGGATCAGGTGTCGCGCTACATCCGCATCGATTTCAATGCCGACAAGAATGTGAAGCCACTGCTTGCCGGGCAAAGTCTGAGCCAGGTGCGTCTGGCCCTCAGCCTCGCGCTGGAGCAGGCGCAATGGGCGGCGCTCAATGGCCAGGCGCCGGTCTACACCCAGGCACTGACCGAGGCGCGGGACGTGCTCAAGGGCAATTTTAATCCGGATAATCCGCAGAGCAAAATCATGCTCGAACAGGTTGCCGAGCTGAGCCAGCAACCGGTCACGGTCAAGACCCCGGACCTGACTGGCACGCTGAGCGCGGTGCAGGCTTATCTGGAACGCCGCAACGTCAACGCTGAAGAATCGGTCAAACCGTTCGCCAAACCTGCCGCCAACACCGCGCAGGAGACCACGCCATGA
- a CDS encoding uroporphyrinogen-III synthase encodes MTGWRLLLTRPADDCAALAAVLAGQGIFSSCLPLLDIAPLPVSDKIRQALAQLPGCSAVIVVSKSAARIALDLLDAHGLRSLSMPWFSVGAATAQILRDHGLDVHFPADGDDSEALLQLSRLREAVTGPGAQVLILRGEGGRELLAERLRALGASVEYLELYRRDLPAYPPQELPRRIAAERLNGLVVSSGQGFEHLRQMAGDAWPAIAQLPLFVPSPRVAELAHAAGARTVVDCRGASAAALLTALREHPVPVL; translated from the coding sequence GTGACTGGCTGGCGCCTGCTGCTGACGCGCCCTGCGGATGACTGCGCGGCGCTGGCCGCGGTGTTGGCCGGGCAGGGGATTTTCAGCAGTTGCCTGCCGCTTCTGGACATAGCGCCGCTGCCGGTCTCTGACAAGATACGTCAGGCGCTGGCGCAGCTGCCGGGTTGCAGCGCGGTCATTGTGGTCAGCAAATCGGCGGCGCGGATTGCGCTTGATCTGCTGGACGCTCATGGGCTTCGGTCGTTGTCGATGCCGTGGTTCAGCGTCGGTGCGGCGACCGCGCAGATTCTTCGCGATCACGGTCTCGACGTACACTTCCCCGCCGACGGCGATGACAGTGAAGCCCTGCTGCAATTGTCGCGTCTGCGCGAGGCGGTCACCGGGCCCGGCGCGCAGGTGCTGATCCTGCGTGGCGAGGGTGGTCGCGAGCTGCTCGCCGAGCGCCTGCGCGCGCTTGGTGCTAGTGTCGAGTATCTGGAGTTGTATCGGCGTGACCTGCCGGCTTACCCACCGCAAGAGCTGCCGCGGCGCATTGCTGCGGAACGCTTGAACGGGCTGGTGGTCAGCAGTGGACAGGGTTTCGAGCACCTGCGCCAGATGGCCGGCGATGCCTGGCCTGCGATTGCGCAGCTGCCGTTGTTTGTGCCAAGCCCAAGGGTCGCCGAGCTGGCACATGCCGCCGGGGCCCGAACAGTTGTGGATTGCCGCGGCGCGAGTGCCGCGGCTTTGCTGACGGCGTTACGGGAGCATCCCGTGCCCGTTCTCTAA